The proteins below come from a single Mesobacillus jeotgali genomic window:
- a CDS encoding DUF4855 domain-containing protein, producing the protein MKKLAVLLMGGLMGISSLFATQAAAAETEFSDMTRSHWAYHEIKFLTEKEVIRGVSGKFLPNETITRLDAAVMMGRAMNLTAQGETATVPADMFVTTRGYQEVLASLEKGMFTLDNGQFMPSEPLTRKDMARALAVGFEYEGKGQSKFTDAPQSSPYYPYIDAIAANDVTTGYSDGTFRPDMPVNRLQFSIFLARIYSKPLEYSVKQDGITLHTVRDSEEAISLAMTYPKATVHPVSNSMVSFSEQTGALNETGIRNGTLIYNGAERNLMFTPEFFRPYITPNGSWGTLFESFIFLGRSYPGGEFGAHAKNNANYSDWWWYLSQTFDEAGGLNNLNEAAKGLGKTVNVYIAIPYPKMGGSIVDLEGNEHPNSMSEREKIVSWYIDQTEMLWDVAAYENLNFKGYYWLSETMGHREDEKMITRVADEIHERDRAFIYSPHATSSNFEHWKNYGFDGAYLQPNAFRLKLTDTEARLHRAFLQAQIYGSGINLEIDQYGPHQMEAGLQNFRQYIEMAHRYELPGQSLIVYQGVGMVDRMVKYWNQPAYYQAYQLLSSLAYQ; encoded by the coding sequence ATGAAAAAACTAGCAGTATTACTTATGGGCGGTCTGATGGGCATCAGCAGTTTGTTTGCAACACAGGCAGCCGCCGCGGAAACAGAATTTTCCGATATGACCAGAAGCCACTGGGCATATCACGAAATTAAGTTCCTTACCGAAAAGGAAGTAATCAGAGGGGTTTCAGGAAAGTTTTTACCGAATGAGACGATCACCCGACTTGACGCAGCCGTCATGATGGGACGGGCAATGAATTTAACGGCACAAGGGGAAACCGCAACGGTACCTGCAGATATGTTTGTTACGACAAGGGGATATCAAGAGGTTCTTGCCAGCCTCGAAAAAGGGATGTTCACTTTGGATAACGGTCAATTCATGCCAAGCGAGCCATTGACAAGAAAAGATATGGCGAGAGCTCTTGCTGTCGGTTTTGAATATGAAGGGAAGGGGCAATCGAAATTCACAGATGCGCCTCAATCATCTCCATACTATCCTTACATAGATGCAATTGCTGCCAATGATGTAACGACCGGGTACAGCGATGGCACGTTCAGGCCGGATATGCCTGTGAACAGACTTCAATTTTCGATATTCCTAGCGCGGATTTACAGCAAGCCATTGGAGTACAGTGTTAAACAGGATGGAATCACACTGCACACAGTAAGAGATTCTGAGGAAGCTATCAGCCTGGCTATGACCTATCCGAAAGCGACCGTTCACCCAGTGAGCAATTCAATGGTCTCTTTTTCTGAACAAACAGGAGCACTGAACGAGACAGGCATCCGTAACGGCACACTCATCTATAATGGCGCAGAGCGTAATCTAATGTTCACTCCAGAATTCTTCAGGCCATATATCACACCAAATGGAAGCTGGGGCACTTTATTCGAGAGCTTTATTTTTCTAGGGAGGAGCTATCCTGGAGGTGAGTTCGGGGCCCATGCTAAAAATAACGCCAATTATTCAGATTGGTGGTGGTACCTCAGTCAGACTTTTGACGAAGCAGGAGGGCTTAATAACCTGAATGAAGCAGCGAAAGGCCTAGGCAAAACGGTCAATGTCTATATCGCCATCCCTTACCCTAAAATGGGGGGATCCATCGTCGATCTCGAAGGAAACGAACATCCGAATTCCATGTCGGAACGTGAGAAAATCGTTTCCTGGTACATTGACCAGACTGAAATGCTTTGGGATGTAGCAGCTTACGAAAATCTTAATTTCAAGGGCTATTACTGGTTAAGTGAAACGATGGGGCACCGTGAAGACGAGAAAATGATTACCAGGGTCGCGGATGAAATCCATGAACGAGACAGAGCGTTCATTTACTCACCGCATGCTACATCATCTAACTTCGAGCACTGGAAAAATTATGGCTTTGATGGAGCATACCTTCAGCCAAATGCGTTCAGGCTGAAACTAACCGATACTGAAGCCCGCCTTCACAGAGCCTTCCTGCAAGCCCAAATATATGGAAGCGGGATCAATCTTGAAATCGACCAATACGGCCCACACCAGATGGAAGCCGGGCTGCAGAACTTCAGACAATACATTGAAATGGCCCACAGATACGAACTTCCTGGCCAAAGCCTGATCGTCTATCAAGGTGTAGGAATGGTAGACCGAATGGTCAAATACTGGAATCAGCCAGCCTATTACCAGGCCTATCAATTACTCAGCAGTTTGGCATATCAATAA
- a CDS encoding short-chain fatty acid transporter gives MLSSVADRLSRGVQRYLPDAFVIAVLLTLFVFVIGFFTNPTEPADLIKSFGDGFWVYLAFTMQMVLLLLTGMVLASVPFVKKGLEYLASFGSTPNKAYVLTFVISACAYYINWGLAVVVGAIFVREVGKRNQQAHFPLLVAAAYSPTVLYTAGLSSSIGLTVATPDHFLADVMGVIPTSETIFSLSTIIIFLALFVTMPILICLMAPKTNIKPYIAKEVPAKKKISGDVEENTPALKLERTPVLGILIGLIGLFYVVMEFVNGRDLDLNIINIMFLSLGLFFHRSLGQFGEAFKEAAGSTSPIILQFPFYAGIIAVLGSSGLGQAIIDGMASIATKETFDIFTYWAAGLVNILAPSGGGQWALQGPLQVPAGMALGVDPATIAMAVGWGDAWTNLIQPFWALPILSVVGLHIRHIMGYCFLLAIWVGALTTVLMLFLY, from the coding sequence ATGTTATCTTCGGTTGCTGATCGTCTGTCCAGGGGAGTCCAGCGTTATTTGCCAGATGCGTTTGTCATTGCAGTCCTTCTCACATTATTCGTTTTTGTCATAGGCTTTTTTACAAACCCTACAGAACCAGCTGATCTAATCAAGTCATTCGGTGATGGTTTCTGGGTGTATCTAGCTTTTACCATGCAAATGGTGCTTCTTTTGTTGACTGGCATGGTATTGGCATCTGTTCCTTTTGTGAAAAAAGGGCTCGAATATCTTGCCTCCTTTGGAAGCACCCCGAATAAAGCATATGTTTTAACATTTGTGATTTCAGCTTGCGCGTATTACATCAACTGGGGGCTTGCGGTTGTCGTCGGAGCGATATTTGTAAGAGAGGTGGGAAAGCGAAATCAACAGGCTCACTTCCCGCTATTGGTTGCGGCTGCATATTCACCTACAGTCTTGTACACTGCAGGATTATCAAGTTCAATTGGTTTGACGGTCGCTACCCCGGATCATTTTCTGGCAGATGTAATGGGAGTTATACCAACTTCAGAAACAATTTTTAGCTTGTCTACGATTATTATCTTTCTTGCCTTGTTCGTCACGATGCCTATTCTCATATGTCTAATGGCTCCAAAAACAAATATAAAGCCTTATATTGCTAAGGAAGTTCCGGCGAAGAAGAAAATCTCAGGGGATGTTGAGGAAAATACACCTGCACTTAAATTAGAAAGAACCCCTGTTTTGGGAATACTCATAGGACTAATTGGTCTCTTTTATGTGGTCATGGAATTCGTAAATGGGCGTGACCTTGATCTAAATATTATTAATATCATGTTTTTATCATTAGGTTTATTCTTCCATAGGTCACTAGGACAGTTCGGCGAGGCTTTTAAAGAAGCAGCAGGTTCCACCTCGCCAATTATTCTGCAATTTCCGTTTTATGCCGGGATCATTGCAGTACTTGGCAGTTCGGGCCTTGGTCAAGCGATCATTGATGGAATGGCTTCAATTGCCACTAAAGAAACCTTTGATATCTTCACCTATTGGGCAGCGGGATTAGTCAATATCCTGGCCCCTTCAGGCGGCGGGCAATGGGCACTGCAAGGTCCGCTTCAAGTTCCAGCAGGTATGGCATTAGGCGTGGATCCAGCGACAATTGCAATGGCTGTAGGATGGGGGGACGCATGGACCAACTTAATACAGCCATTCTGGGCACTGCCGATTCTAAGCGTCGTAGGCCTTCACATCCGTCACATCATGGGCTACTGCTTTCTGCTTGCCATCTGGGTTGGAGCACTGACAACCGTACTCATGTTGTTTTTGTATTAA
- a CDS encoding C40 family peptidase, whose protein sequence is MGAVTKRFFIGLVIFAIASLAFLGSMGQKASASVSWGQEVTEVAKLYQGVKYKWGGVDPKKGFDASGFTQYVFDHSAADIKLPRTALAQYKTGKAVGKKELKEGDLVFFNTSGKGVSFAGIYLEKGKFIAVTVSKGVSIQSMDSKYWKTKYVGAKRVLKH, encoded by the coding sequence ATGGGCGCAGTAACAAAAAGATTTTTTATTGGGTTGGTCATATTTGCAATTGCTTCTCTGGCTTTCTTAGGATCAATGGGGCAAAAAGCAAGTGCAAGCGTTTCATGGGGCCAGGAGGTAACGGAAGTAGCGAAGCTATACCAGGGGGTAAAATATAAATGGGGTGGTGTGGATCCTAAAAAAGGATTCGATGCGTCAGGCTTCACACAATATGTTTTTGACCACTCAGCCGCAGACATTAAATTACCTCGAACTGCACTGGCGCAATACAAAACTGGCAAAGCAGTCGGTAAAAAAGAACTGAAGGAAGGCGACTTGGTCTTCTTTAATACAAGTGGCAAAGGAGTTTCCTTCGCAGGAATCTATCTGGAAAAAGGTAAATTCATTGCCGTAACCGTATCAAAAGGAGTCTCCATCCAATCAATGGACTCAAAATACTGGAAAACAAAATACGTGGGCGCCAAACGTGTTTTAAAACACTAA
- a CDS encoding efflux RND transporter periplasmic adaptor subunit: MKKKSLILMSAGVLFISGNLYLALKDDSKAVRSSYINKWTATGKESLTKTLQAEGVVTPVEEHHVYYKDTPGGFKNFLVKEGDPVDVGSPLYEYAGDGNEAERDKLEMEKQQLVREAALIDEQIQQLEYLLSVSESATDNSIPVAGDGTSDTGGSSNSELMNVSIEKEIYDKKSEKTRIQAEIDEYDDTLNSQDSGDQLGINSEVAGTVKKINYDLNNPILTIISDNPKVEGAFTEKDLKEVQEGMEVFVKSDLVKGNVKGTLTSIASYPEQDPSVKTESRFPYEVELTDEQADLIKGTHVEVAVVTDQVVNAATVPEEAVEKTKKASYIYVLNELGKVEKRKISKGLTLDGKVEVKKGAKPGELVVKNPEAIQKAGDPFFSKLKPSILNKKTFNKEPGKEIFKSIMVGFFKR, from the coding sequence ATGAAAAAGAAATCACTGATCTTAATGTCGGCAGGCGTTCTATTTATTTCGGGAAATCTGTACCTGGCGTTAAAAGATGACAGCAAAGCGGTGCGCTCTTCTTATATAAACAAATGGACAGCGACCGGAAAAGAGAGCTTAACTAAAACCTTGCAGGCGGAGGGAGTCGTTACCCCTGTCGAGGAGCATCATGTCTATTACAAAGACACTCCAGGGGGCTTTAAGAACTTCCTGGTAAAAGAGGGCGACCCGGTGGACGTCGGCAGTCCTTTGTACGAATATGCTGGTGACGGCAATGAAGCAGAGCGGGACAAGCTGGAAATGGAGAAGCAACAGCTTGTAAGGGAAGCAGCTTTGATCGACGAACAGATCCAGCAGCTTGAGTACTTGTTATCGGTATCTGAATCAGCAACAGATAACAGCATTCCGGTTGCCGGTGATGGGACATCTGATACAGGCGGGTCTTCCAACAGCGAACTTATGAACGTTTCGATTGAAAAAGAAATTTACGATAAGAAGAGTGAGAAAACGAGGATCCAAGCTGAAATCGATGAATATGACGACACATTAAACTCCCAGGACAGCGGTGACCAGCTTGGCATTAACAGCGAAGTGGCCGGCACCGTGAAGAAGATTAACTATGATTTGAATAATCCCATCCTGACCATTATTTCAGACAACCCCAAAGTTGAGGGGGCATTTACCGAAAAGGATTTGAAGGAAGTCCAGGAGGGGATGGAGGTCTTCGTAAAATCGGACCTGGTCAAGGGGAATGTAAAGGGAACCTTGACAAGCATCGCCAGCTATCCTGAGCAGGATCCATCAGTAAAGACTGAAAGCCGCTTCCCGTATGAAGTCGAGCTGACGGATGAACAGGCAGACCTCATAAAAGGGACGCACGTCGAGGTTGCCGTCGTTACCGACCAGGTCGTGAATGCAGCAACGGTCCCTGAGGAAGCAGTAGAAAAGACGAAGAAAGCAAGTTACATCTATGTTCTGAATGAGCTAGGTAAAGTGGAAAAACGGAAGATCTCCAAAGGACTGACACTCGACGGCAAAGTCGAAGTGAAAAAAGGCGCCAAACCAGGAGAACTAGTCGTCAAAAACCCAGAAGCAATCCAAAAAGCAGGCGACCCATTCTTCAGCAAACTAAAACCAAGCATCCTGAACAAAAAAACATTCAATAAAGAGCCCGGTAAAGAAATATTCAAATCCATAATGGTAGGCTTCTTCAAAAGATAA